The DNA region ATGCCCGGACGTCTTCGCCTGGGGCGACTGGTGGTACATGGTCTACTCGGAATTCTCCGAATCGTTCACGACCCGCTACCGCATGGCCAAGAGCCCCGACGGTCCATGGCGCGTACCGAACCTGGACAGCGTCGACGGCCGCGCCTTCTACGCATCCAAGACCGCTGAACGCGACGGACGCCGCTTCTTTTTCGGATGGATTGCCAGCAAGGAGGGCAACACCGACGACGGGCCCTGGCAGTGGGCCGGCACTATGTCCGTCCTGGAAGCCCGGCAAAACACCGACGGAACACTGGGATTTGCCTTCGCCGACGAACTCGTTGACAGCTTCTGGGATGACATCCCGGTTTCCCTGACAGACGAACTGCCCAGACGACTGGAAGTACCGGACGGTTACACCGCCATCGTCTCCGACGAAGAACTGCCCAGCCAGTTCTACGCCACGGCAGTACTGGACATCGCACCCGACACCACCGAATGCGGGCTGCTGCTGCGCTCAAGCCAGGACGGGGACCAAGCCTACGTTCTGCGCCTGGAACCGAAGCGCGGCCGCATGGTGTTCGATCGGTGGCCGCGGAAAGTCACCGGTGACGCGCAATGGCATGTCTCCGGGGACATGCCGTTCGACGTCGAGCTGGAACGCCCCTGCGATCTGGCACCTGGGGAGCACACCCTCGAACTCGTCGTTGACGGGGACTTGTGTGTGGCCGTTGTGGATCGGCAGGTCGCCCTCAGCACCAGGATCTACGACTTGCCGGCCGGGCGGATCGGCGTCTTCGCCGGGGAGGGGTCCGCAACTCTTACCGAACTTCAGATACGTCAGCGCACAGACAACTAAAAACGCACACCATTTTCGCCTCGAATCAAAGGAGATTGTCCCATGAAGAAGATATTCCGAACCGCCGCTGTGGTTACGGCCGCAGCCCTCGCTCTCGCCGGATGCGGCGGCGGAGCAGCGAGTGACCCTTCCAACGTCAGCCCCACCGGGGAGATCAAGCCCCGTGAAATTTCGTGGCTGCTGTCCCGGCCGGCCGACGGGGCCGTCATCAACATCATGAAGAAGATCGCGGACGACTACGCCAAGGACCACCCGGGTTTCTCGCTCAACCTGATCACCACCCCGGACAGGCCCTCTTACATACAGAAGCTTGAGACCCTCGCCGCCGCGAACAAGCTGCCCGAACTCTTTGATACCGACGCAACACCCTTTGCCCAGCAACTGGCCAAACAAGGAAGAATGGTGGATGCCGAAAAGCTGCTCAAGTCCTTGGACGTCTACGACGACTACCGGCCCGCTGCACTGGACTACCAGCGCTTCGACGACGGGTCGCTGAACATGATTCCGTTCCAATTCGAGCTGGAGTTCATCTGGTACAACAAGGCCCTGCTGCAGAAGGCGGGCGTTTCCGTCCCGAAGTCCCTCGATGACATCCCGGCCATGTGCACCGCCCTGCGCAGTGCCGGCATCACCCCCATCGCCATTGACGGGCAGGACCAATGGCCGCTGGAGCGGTACGTCGCCTACCAGCCGTTCCGTGAAGCCGGGCCGGATTTCGTTCAAAAGCTCAAAAAGGGCGAAGCGAAGTTCTCTGACCCCGCAGGCCAGAAGACTGTCGAATGGCTGGCTTCGCTTGGCAAGGCCAAGTGCTTCCAGGACGGATTCTCCTCACAGGGCTACTCCGACGCCCAGAACCAGTTCACAGCCGGCCAGGCAGCGATGTACAACATCGGCACCTGGGAGCTGCCAAGCCTGGCAACTGACAAGCTGAATCCTGCGGTGCGTGATGACATCGACTTCTTCACCCTGCCGACGACTGAAGGATCCGTCACGGCGGCCAACGAGTTCGTCTCCCCGTCCGGCATTGGAATGGCCGTCAACTCCAAGACGTACGACCCGCTCGTGAGCGACTTCCTGAAGTTCGCCCTGACGAAGTACCCAGCCGAATACGCGGCCACTGGTGCGCTTTCGCCCACTACAAACGTAGAGACGACCGTACCGGCCAACGCCACGCCCTTGTACAAGAAGGCCCTGGAGAAGGCCAAGGACCTCGGCGGCAAACAGGCCATGCCGTGGGACACCCAGCTCGATCCGACAACCAACGGCAGGCTGCAGCAGGAGCTGGTGCTCCTCGTTCAGGGCAACATCACGCCCGAACAGTTCACCAGGACCATGGACAGCACCATCGCACAGAACGCCCCGAAGTTCTTCAAGTAATCACAGCGGTGGGGGCTGCGGCCCCCACCCGAAAGGCCTAGCCATGCTCCCCAACAGGTCACGACTCTCTATCCTGGTCTTCCTGCTCCCACCCCTGCTGCTTTACGGCGTCGCAGTCCTGTTCCCCATCATGCAGTCGCTATTCCTCAGCTTCTTTTCGTGGAACGGCATCAGCGACATGGAGTTCGTGGGGCTCGCCAACTACGTACGGATGCTTACCGGAGACGATATCTTCTGGCGCTCCTTCTTCAACGCCGTCGGCTATCTCGCCATCTGCCTGGTTCTGCAGCTCGGCGGCGCCCTGCTCGTCGCCAGCCTCCTTACCTCCATGCGACGCGGCCGCGAGCTGATTAAAACCCTCTACCTCCTGCCAGCGGTGATCTCCACGGTGGCCATCGCCTTCCTCTTCGTCCGCATCTACTCGATCGAGCCGGTGGGCCTTCTCAACCAGCTCCTGCACTGGATCGGCCTCGGCGCCCTTGAACGCCCCTGGCTCTCGGACATCAACAGCGTCCTCGTCGCAGTATCGGCCCCCGAAGGGTGGCGGTTCACCGGCCTTTATATGCTCATCATCTATGCGGCGTTGCTGTCTGTCCCGCAGGAACTGGAGGAAGCCGCCCGCCTCGACGGCGCCTCGCGGTGGCAGCTGTTCACCAAGATCCGCTTCCCCCACATCATGCCCGTCTGGATCACCACCACGATCATGGCAACAACCTATGGCCTGCGCGGATTCGACATCCCGTACCTCATGACGAACGGCGGCCCCGGACAGTCCTCGGAGCTGCTGACCACCTACATGTACAAGACGGCATTCACGAGCACCGACTTCGGATACGCCAGTACCATCGCCGTCTTCATCGTCGTCGAGTGCTTGGTCGCCGTAGGACTCATCCTCTTCATGCTCAAACGAAAGGCGGACGCATGATCGCGCAAACAGCTCCGGCTACAAGGCCCATTGCAGCCCAGTCAGATAGCCCGCCTCCGTTCCGCAGGAGGCGCAAGCCCAACCTCCACAGCACACTGTCTAGGGTAATCATTGCCCTCATCGTCATCGTTCAGGTCTACCCACTGGCCTGGCTTTTCATCACCAGCCTGCGCACGGAACACGACTTCGCGACCGGCGACCCTTTCGCACTCCCCAAGGCGATCACTTTCGACAACTACGCCCGCGCCTTCGAGACGGGCAACCTCGGAATGAACATCCTCAACAGTTTCATCGTGACGATGGGCGCCAACCTCCTGATTGTGCTCCTGGGCATGATGGCCGCCTACGCTCTACAGGTCCTCGGCTTCCGCTACAGCAAGTTCGTCCGCAGCCTTTTCCTGATCGGCATCATCGTGCCTGTGCAAATCGCGCTCGTACCGCTCTTCATCGACTACTCGACCATCAACCTGCTTGATACCTACCCGTCGATGATCATCCCGCTGGCCGGCTTCGCCCTTCCGATGTCGATCTACCTGTTCTCCTCGTTCTTTGAGTACATCCCCCGGGAAACCTACGAAGCCGCCTCTCTTGACGGAGCAGGGCCCTACCGCATCTTCGGACTGATCACTCTCCCCCTCTCGGTAAATACTGTCGTGACGGTGGTGCTCGTTAACAGCATCTTCATCTGGAACGACTTCATTTTCGCCAATACCTTCGTCCTCTCGGAGGAACTGAAGACCATCCCGCTGGGCCTGCAGAACTACATCGGCGCCATGGGCAAGACCGACTGGACAGCCACGTTCGCCGCCGTCTGCGTCACCATCACGCCCCTGCTGCTGGTCTTCCTGGTGCTCAACAAGGCAATGATCCAAGGCCTGGGGAGCGGGGCGACCAAGGGATGACAGCACCAACAGGCCGATATACTCCTGGAGGAGGGCACATGATTTCGCAGGAGAACAGTCCGGGCACGCCATCGGGTGCGGCTGCCCCCTTGCAACAGAGCCAGCGCGCCCAACCCGTCACCCTGCGTCAAGTAGCCGAGGCCGCGGGCGTCTCCACAGCCACCGTCTCTCTGGTCGTCAACAAGAAAAAGGCTGCCCGGATTTCCGACGAGACCCGCAAGCGGGTCCGGGACGCGATCCGGGATCTGGGCTACCGGCCAAATGCCATGGCGCAAACACTGGTCAGCGGGAGTTCCCGGTTCATCGGCCTCGTCGCCGACGCCATCGCCACCACCCCGTTCGCCGGCCAGATCATCCACGGCGCCCAGGATGAGGCCTGGAAGCATGGCTACGCCCTTCTCATCGCCAACACCGAAGGCAACCATGAGCTGGAGACGGACGCCATTGCCATGATGCTTGAATACAAGGTCCGCGGCATCCTCTACTCGACCTGGTTCCACCGAGCCACCGACCTGCCGGCCTCCCTCCGGGAGTCGGACTTTGTCCTCGTCAACTGCTTTTCTGAGGAAGCGGGCACCCGGGCTGTCGTCCCAGACGAAATACAAGGCGGCCGTTCAGCCACAGAGATCCTGCTGAAGCACGGCCACCGCCGGATCGCCTTCATCAACGCCACCCTCCCCGCCCCGGCGAAGGATGGACGACTCCAGGGCTACAAGGAAGCGCTGGAAGCGGAAGGCATCCCCTTCGACGAGAGCCTTGTCCTTGAAGCCTATCCGGACCAGGAAGGCGGGTACGGAGCGACCGAGGCACTCCTCAAGCGCGAGGTCACAGCCGTGTATTGCTACAACGACCGAATGGCGATGGGGCTATACGACGGGCTGCGAGAGCACGGCCTCTCCATCCCTGACGACTTAGCAGTGGTGGGATTCGACAACCAAGAAGTCATAGCCGCCCACCTCCGGCCCCCACTTTCCACCGTGTCCCTCCCCCACTACGAACTGGGCGCAGCCGGAGTAAGGATGCTGCTCGGCCTTGAAGAACCGCCGGCCAGTGGCCCGGCAAAAATCCACTGTCCTACCGTGGAACGAAAGTCGGTACGGGTACTGACCCCCGCCTAGTCAGCCCCGGGCGACTGCGAAGAAATGGAGCCTTACTGCATAATGCACTCCAAGTGCAGTATGATGCACTTATGGATGTAACTACAACGGCTTTGGCAACGGCGATTGGTGGAAGGGTCAAGCAGCAGCGGCGGTCGAAGGGCTGGACACTTGATCAGCTGGCAGAAGCTGCGGGGGTGAGCCGCCGGATGGTGGTCAATGTCGAGCAGGGCGCTGCGAATCCCAGCGTCGGTACCTTGCTGAGGATCAGTGACGCGCTGGGTGTTGGACTGCCGGCGTTGGTCGAGTTGCCTCGGCCCAGGCCTGTGACGGTCACCCGGAATGGTGGGGGTGCGGCCTTGTGGAGCTCTAAGTCAGGTGGCCTGGGTGTGCTGGTGGCCGGGACTGAGTCGCCGGATGTCGTTGAGCTCTGGGATTGGACATTGGGTGCTGGGGACCATCACGTGAGCGAGGCCCATTCGCGGGGTACGAAGGAGCTGCTCCAGGTCCAGCAGGGAACCGTCACGGTTGTGGTGGCCGACGAGTCGTTCATCCTCGAGTCTGGTGATGCTGTTTCGTTCCCTGGTGATGTTGGGCACTCATACGCCAATCCGGGCACGGAACCGGCAAGGTTCTCCTTGGCGGTCTTTGAGCCTGGTGTGGGATCGGGACACCGCTCGGAGGCAACTGATGCGTGAGCTGGGGATGATTCAGGAATTCCTGGACGGCGCCCGGGTTGAGCCAGCAGTGTTCTCGCTGCGGCCGGATTACCGTGCCGTCCTGCTGGCGGTGGACGGGCTGGTCCCGGGCCCAAGCGACGATGCCAGTGAAATGCTGTTGCACGCAGCGGAGACTTCGGCCCGTGAAGCGCTGGAGATCCGGGAGGTGGAGGACCTTCCCCGTGTGGCGTCGTGGCGCGAGGCCTACAAGTCGTTCGGAGCAAAGCCGCAGCGCACGCGCAACAGCCTTGAATCGCTGCTGCGCCGTGCGGGGTCCGGCCTCCCCCGGGTGAACCGGCTTACTGACATTTACAATGCAATCTCGGTTCTGCACCAGGTCCCGCTGGGCGGCGAGGACCTGACCGGCTACACCGGTGCACCGCGGCTTATCCGGGCCACCGGCAGGGAGCCTTTCGACACTGTCGCGGGCGGCGCCGGGGTGATCGAGCACCCGGAACCTGGCGAGGTGGCCTGGTGCGACGATGCCGGTGTGACCTGCCGGCGCTGGAGCTGGCGCCAGGGACGGCGCACCCAGCTCCGCGCGGACACCACCACAGCCCTGTTCATCATCGACGCGCTTGAGCCAATGACTGACGGGGCACTTCATGCCGCAACTGAAGACCTGACCGCCCATCTGGCGCGGCTCGGTCCCGACGTCAGGATCGCAGGCCGGCTGATAGCCGCCAATTCGTTCAACGAAGGAAACTGAGATGCCCTACCAGCCGCTCGAAACGCGCTGGGTGTACCGGCCATGACCAGAGGCGCCTCCATCAATGCCCGGGTCCCCGCGTGGGGGCTGGCCGTGACGGCGATGCTGTCGGTCCAACTGGGCTCAGCCCTGTCGGTCGATCTGATTGATGCCGTCGGCCCGGCCGGAACCGCATTGCTGAGACTCAGCCTGGGAGCGGTCATCCTCCTGGCGATAGCCCGCCCGCCGCTGCGCACTGTCCGCTGGCACGACGTCCCGGCACTGCTCGGCCTCGGCGTAACTACCGGTCTGGTGACCATCGGGTTCCTCGCCGCGATCGAGCACATCCCGCTCGGAACCGCCGTCGCAATTGAATTCCTCGGCCCGCTGACGGTGGCCGCCATCCGCAGCCACAGCCGAAGGGCGCTCATCTGGCCAGCCGTGGCGCTGCTCGGGGTCGTTCTTCTCACCCAGCCCTGGCAGGGCGGATTCGACCCCACCGGTGTAGGGTTCACGGCGCTTGCTGCTATCGGGTGGGCCGCCTATATTTTGCTCACCCAGCGGATCGGTGATCGCTTCACCGGGATCGGAGCACTCTCACTCACTGTCCCCATCGCCGCCGTGACGGCAGCGGTTGTCGGCATACCGCAGGCCGCCGGCCACCTCACCCCTGCGATCCTGGCCGCCGCGGCGGGTCTGGCCATTCTTCTGCCCGTGCTGCCGTTCGCGCTGGAAATGCTCGCCTTGCGCAGGATGACGCCTACCGCGTTCGGAACCCTGATGGCCCTCGAACCGGCCCTCGGCGTCCTCCTCGGACTGCTCATAATGCACCAGCAGCCCTCGGCCATCCAGGTCCTCGGGATCCTGCTCGTCGTCCTCGCCGGAGCCGCCGCGCAACGCGGTGGCCGACGCCGGCCGCGGTCGACCGAACAGATGGGCAGCCCCGCCCAGCTCGACCTCGTTGGCTAACCGCCCAGCCGGGCGACGCACAACCTGCACCGCGCCTCGCGTCCATGTATCCCACTCCGCCAAGCCCGCGCACAGCGATCGCGGCCCGCACCGCGCATACTGCTTCCACGCGTGATTCAACAAAGGAGTTAGAACGATGTTCACCGGCTTAAGCGCCTTTCCCCTCACACCACTTGAAAACGATGCAGTAGCTGAGGCAACTTTCGTTCGCCTGATCGAACGGCTCGCGGAGGCTAAGGTCGACTCCATTACGGCGCTTGGATCCACCGGCTCCTACGCGTACCTCAGCAGCGAGGAGCGAAAGCGTGTCGCCCGCATGGCAGTCGAGCACGCCGGCGGAACACCCGTGTTCATCGGGATCGGTGCGTTGCGGACCTCACAGGTCCTCACCAACGCGGAAAACGCCGAGAAAGCCGGAGCCGCCGGTCTTCTGCTCGCACCGATGACGTATCAGCCCCTTACAGATGATGATGTGTTCGAACTTTTCCGGACCGTCACAGCGCAGTCATCGCTGCCCGTCATCGTCTACGACAACCCGGGCACCACCCACTTCACCTTCACCACCGAACTGTACGGACGCATCGCCGAACTGCCCGGAATCGCTTCCATCAAGATCCCCGGCGTACCGGCCGTCCCGGAGCAGGCACAAGCACGGGTCCAGGAAATCAGGGCGGCCATCCCCGAGCACGTGACCATCGGAGTGTCCGGAGACGCCAAGGCCGCCGCCGGCTTGGCCGCCGGATGCCATGCCTGGTACTCGGTCATGGGCGGCACCTTGCCGGCCCTTGCCATGGAAATCACCCGGGCGGCCCGGGAAGGACGGTTCCCGGACGCCGTCGCCGCATCCAAACGGCTTTCCCCGTTGTGGGAACTCTTCACCGAATTCGGCGGGAGCATCCGGGTGGTTGCCGCCATAGCAGAACACCTGGGACTGGCACCCCAGGCCAGCCTGCCGCTTCCCATCCAGGGCTTGACCGAGGACCAGCGTGAACGCGTTGCCAGGGTTATCGATGCACTCGGCCTCCACCGGTAGCCCTTACAGACCCGAATGGCTGCCCTTGAGACTGGCGCCGATGTCAGAGCCAGCGCAATCATTCCGGGCGCTACCCTCACTTCGGTGAGGCTCCGTACCTAGTCTCAAGGGGGGTACAGGCGTAGCGTCTATCTAACAGATCAAGGCGGCGATCGACGGTTGGGCTCGGATTCGCACGGCGCCGCCCGGTAATGAGCCGTTGAAGGAGGCCGGGATGGCTGGATGGAACGCCGACACGGCCGCCGGGCCGCTAGGGGCGGGGACTCTCACCTTGGTGGAAGGTTCATCCTTCTGTATTTCCCTGGCGAACGGGGACATCCATCCGGAACATCCGCACGGGGTTTTCCATGAGGACACGCGCATCCTGTCACGCTGGAACCTGACCGTGAACGGGCAGCCGCTGGAGCCCCTGACGGCGGAGACGAAGGAGCCTTATCGGGCCCTGTTTATTGGCCGCGTTCCCCGCTCGGACGGGTACGCGGACAGTCCATTGATCGTGGAGCGCCTGCGCGAAGTCGGGACGGGAATCGTAGAGGAGGTCACCCTTCGGAACTACTCCCCGGAACCAGCCGAATGCGTGATCGCCCTCAGCGTCGAATCGGACTTCGCGGACCTCTTTGAGGTAAAGGAGGCACGCGTCCAGCGGCTCTGGGAAGAATCCCGCCTGCCGGACGGGGATTCGCTGACTATCAGCGCCGTCTGGCAGGCGGTCCGGAAGGGCGTCGTCGTCAGGGCAAAGGGCGCCGATATCACACCGGAGGCTGTGACGTACCGGCTGGTTGTCCCGCCGCACGGACACTGGAGCACCCTGTTGACCGTGGCGCCCACCCTAAATGGCGGAGTACCGGTGGCATCATTCGTCCATCCGGCTGCGGGAGAAATGTCTCCGCGCGACCGCCGCCGCCAGGAGTGGGTGGCCAAGATTCCGAAGCTGCATATGGGCAACCATTCCATCGAACAGACCCTTCGGCGCAGCTACGACGACCTGGGCGCGCTCCGCATCGAGGACCCCGACCATCCAGAGCGGATCGTCGTGGCCGCCGGCGCGCCCTGGTTCATGACCCTCTTCGGCCGGGACTCGCTCTTTGCCTCGGAAATGGCGCTGCCGGTGGACCCGTCGCTGGCCCTTGGAACGCTGCAGACGCTCGCTGATCGCCAGGGCAGTGTGGTGGATCCGATGAGCGAGGAGGAACCGGGCAAGATCCTGCACGAGGTCAGGCTCGGTGTCTCGGGCGGGTTGTCCCTGGGCGGTAAGTCCTCCTACTACGGCAGCGTCGACGCCACGCCGCTGTTCGTGATGACGCTGGGATCGGTCAGCCGCTGGGGCTTTGCCAAGGACACCATCGCCGCCCTTCTGCCCCACGCCGACCGGGCTCTGGACTGGATCCGGGACTATGGCGACAAGGACGGTGACGGGTTCGTCGAGTATGAGCGCCTTAACCCACAGGGGCTCATCAACCAGGGCTGGAAGGACTCCTGGGACGGCATCAACTTCGCGGACGGGACACTGGCTGAACCACCGATCGCACTCTGCGAAGTCCAGGCTTACGTCTATGACGCGTATCTGGCCCGCGCATGGATGGCGTACGACGCCGGAGACGCGTCCTTGGGTGCCCAGCTCACCGAGCAAGCGGCCCAGTTGAAAAAGCGCTTCAACGAAGAGTTCTGGATGCCTGACCGCGGCTACTACGCCATCGCCTTGGACGGCAGGAAGCGGCAGGTCGACGCGTGTGCATCCAACATGGGGCAGTGCCTCTGGCATGGCATTGTCGATGAGGATAAGGCACCGCTGGTGGCCGAACGGCTCATGTCCCCCGAGATGTTCAGCGGGTGGGGCGTGCGGACCCTCGCCAGCGACATGGGCGCCTACAATCCGGCCAGCTACCACAACGGTTCCGTCTGGCCGCATGACAATGCGCTCATCGCGGCAGGCCTGTTGCGCTACGGCTTTGTGGAGGAGGCGCAACGGATCTCCACGGCCCTGCTGGAGGCGGCCGAATACAGCAACGGGCGGCTCCCGGAGCTGTTCTGCGGCTTCAGCCGGGACCAAGCCGCAGAGCCCGTGCCGTATCCGACGGCCTGCTCCCCGCAGGCGTGGGCGGCGACCACACCGATCATGCTGGTGACCAGCCTGATGCGGTACGACGCCCATATTTCCCGTGGCGGCTTCTGGATGGATCCGGTAATCCCGGAATCCTACGGCGACCTGCACATCACCAACGCGCCGCTGGCTGGAGGACGGATCACCATCGACATTGCCGGTTCCGAACCTTCCGTGCAGGGGCTGCCCGAAGGAATAGCTTTCCACCGTGCGCACCGACCCTGGCTGACAGAATTAGTGGAACGGGCGGGAATGAGGACTGAGGACTAGCACCAGATCTCAGGGGGCCACTGGCGGTTCCGCCACGTACGCGTCGTGAAGGAGCCGCGTAAACGTTGCATCGATGTGAAGCTGGTACCTCCTGGACTGCATTCATGATCCGGGGCACCTTGAGCCCTGCGCGCTGCCCACCCTCGTTGATCGCCTACGCGATCATGACGAGCGAATCGCAGAGCTTCTCAGCACCCGCGATGCGCTACAGGGGTTGATCGACT from Arthrobacter pascens includes:
- a CDS encoding GH32 C-terminal domain-containing protein, encoding MKRSVFFQPTHGWVGDLIPFEKDGEFWLFYLHEVRTDPKPGTSWNLVTTKDLTQFEDQGVSLQHGSEIDLDFNAYTGSVVVDGTGIHHLFYTGQNPANVGPDGAPLQLVMHATSTDAMQTWVKHPELTFGAPDGYESGDWRDPFVFRDEITGQWRMLLAARHSAGPDRRRGVIAQCVSSDLVTWQHTEPFWDPRRYITHECPDVFAWGDWWYMVYSEFSESFTTRYRMAKSPDGPWRVPNLDSVDGRAFYASKTAERDGRRFFFGWIASKEGNTDDGPWQWAGTMSVLEARQNTDGTLGFAFADELVDSFWDDIPVSLTDELPRRLEVPDGYTAIVSDEELPSQFYATAVLDIAPDTTECGLLLRSSQDGDQAYVLRLEPKRGRMVFDRWPRKVTGDAQWHVSGDMPFDVELERPCDLAPGEHTLELVVDGDLCVAVVDRQVALSTRIYDLPAGRIGVFAGEGSATLTELQIRQRTDN
- a CDS encoding ABC transporter substrate-binding protein; this translates as MKKIFRTAAVVTAAALALAGCGGGAASDPSNVSPTGEIKPREISWLLSRPADGAVINIMKKIADDYAKDHPGFSLNLITTPDRPSYIQKLETLAAANKLPELFDTDATPFAQQLAKQGRMVDAEKLLKSLDVYDDYRPAALDYQRFDDGSLNMIPFQFELEFIWYNKALLQKAGVSVPKSLDDIPAMCTALRSAGITPIAIDGQDQWPLERYVAYQPFREAGPDFVQKLKKGEAKFSDPAGQKTVEWLASLGKAKCFQDGFSSQGYSDAQNQFTAGQAAMYNIGTWELPSLATDKLNPAVRDDIDFFTLPTTEGSVTAANEFVSPSGIGMAVNSKTYDPLVSDFLKFALTKYPAEYAATGALSPTTNVETTVPANATPLYKKALEKAKDLGGKQAMPWDTQLDPTTNGRLQQELVLLVQGNITPEQFTRTMDSTIAQNAPKFFK
- a CDS encoding carbohydrate ABC transporter permease, yielding MLPNRSRLSILVFLLPPLLLYGVAVLFPIMQSLFLSFFSWNGISDMEFVGLANYVRMLTGDDIFWRSFFNAVGYLAICLVLQLGGALLVASLLTSMRRGRELIKTLYLLPAVISTVAIAFLFVRIYSIEPVGLLNQLLHWIGLGALERPWLSDINSVLVAVSAPEGWRFTGLYMLIIYAALLSVPQELEEAARLDGASRWQLFTKIRFPHIMPVWITTTIMATTYGLRGFDIPYLMTNGGPGQSSELLTTYMYKTAFTSTDFGYASTIAVFIVVECLVAVGLILFMLKRKADA
- a CDS encoding carbohydrate ABC transporter permease; translation: MIAQTAPATRPIAAQSDSPPPFRRRRKPNLHSTLSRVIIALIVIVQVYPLAWLFITSLRTEHDFATGDPFALPKAITFDNYARAFETGNLGMNILNSFIVTMGANLLIVLLGMMAAYALQVLGFRYSKFVRSLFLIGIIVPVQIALVPLFIDYSTINLLDTYPSMIIPLAGFALPMSIYLFSSFFEYIPRETYEAASLDGAGPYRIFGLITLPLSVNTVVTVVLVNSIFIWNDFIFANTFVLSEELKTIPLGLQNYIGAMGKTDWTATFAAVCVTITPLLLVFLVLNKAMIQGLGSGATKG
- a CDS encoding LacI family DNA-binding transcriptional regulator — translated: MISQENSPGTPSGAAAPLQQSQRAQPVTLRQVAEAAGVSTATVSLVVNKKKAARISDETRKRVRDAIRDLGYRPNAMAQTLVSGSSRFIGLVADAIATTPFAGQIIHGAQDEAWKHGYALLIANTEGNHELETDAIAMMLEYKVRGILYSTWFHRATDLPASLRESDFVLVNCFSEEAGTRAVVPDEIQGGRSATEILLKHGHRRIAFINATLPAPAKDGRLQGYKEALEAEGIPFDESLVLEAYPDQEGGYGATEALLKREVTAVYCYNDRMAMGLYDGLREHGLSIPDDLAVVGFDNQEVIAAHLRPPLSTVSLPHYELGAAGVRMLLGLEEPPASGPAKIHCPTVERKSVRVLTPA
- a CDS encoding helix-turn-helix domain-containing protein; protein product: MDVTTTALATAIGGRVKQQRRSKGWTLDQLAEAAGVSRRMVVNVEQGAANPSVGTLLRISDALGVGLPALVELPRPRPVTVTRNGGGAALWSSKSGGLGVLVAGTESPDVVELWDWTLGAGDHHVSEAHSRGTKELLQVQQGTVTVVVADESFILESGDAVSFPGDVGHSYANPGTEPARFSLAVFEPGVGSGHRSEATDA
- a CDS encoding B3/B4 domain-containing protein, with amino-acid sequence MRELGMIQEFLDGARVEPAVFSLRPDYRAVLLAVDGLVPGPSDDASEMLLHAAETSAREALEIREVEDLPRVASWREAYKSFGAKPQRTRNSLESLLRRAGSGLPRVNRLTDIYNAISVLHQVPLGGEDLTGYTGAPRLIRATGREPFDTVAGGAGVIEHPEPGEVAWCDDAGVTCRRWSWRQGRRTQLRADTTTALFIIDALEPMTDGALHAATEDLTAHLARLGPDVRIAGRLIAANSFNEGN
- a CDS encoding EamA family transporter, producing the protein MTRGASINARVPAWGLAVTAMLSVQLGSALSVDLIDAVGPAGTALLRLSLGAVILLAIARPPLRTVRWHDVPALLGLGVTTGLVTIGFLAAIEHIPLGTAVAIEFLGPLTVAAIRSHSRRALIWPAVALLGVVLLTQPWQGGFDPTGVGFTALAAIGWAAYILLTQRIGDRFTGIGALSLTVPIAAVTAAVVGIPQAAGHLTPAILAAAAGLAILLPVLPFALEMLALRRMTPTAFGTLMALEPALGVLLGLLIMHQQPSAIQVLGILLVVLAGAAAQRGGRRRPRSTEQMGSPAQLDLVG
- a CDS encoding dihydrodipicolinate synthase family protein, whose protein sequence is MFTGLSAFPLTPLENDAVAEATFVRLIERLAEAKVDSITALGSTGSYAYLSSEERKRVARMAVEHAGGTPVFIGIGALRTSQVLTNAENAEKAGAAGLLLAPMTYQPLTDDDVFELFRTVTAQSSLPVIVYDNPGTTHFTFTTELYGRIAELPGIASIKIPGVPAVPEQAQARVQEIRAAIPEHVTIGVSGDAKAAAGLAAGCHAWYSVMGGTLPALAMEITRAAREGRFPDAVAASKRLSPLWELFTEFGGSIRVVAAIAEHLGLAPQASLPLPIQGLTEDQRERVARVIDALGLHR
- a CDS encoding amylo-alpha-1,6-glucosidase; this encodes MAGWNADTAAGPLGAGTLTLVEGSSFCISLANGDIHPEHPHGVFHEDTRILSRWNLTVNGQPLEPLTAETKEPYRALFIGRVPRSDGYADSPLIVERLREVGTGIVEEVTLRNYSPEPAECVIALSVESDFADLFEVKEARVQRLWEESRLPDGDSLTISAVWQAVRKGVVVRAKGADITPEAVTYRLVVPPHGHWSTLLTVAPTLNGGVPVASFVHPAAGEMSPRDRRRQEWVAKIPKLHMGNHSIEQTLRRSYDDLGALRIEDPDHPERIVVAAGAPWFMTLFGRDSLFASEMALPVDPSLALGTLQTLADRQGSVVDPMSEEEPGKILHEVRLGVSGGLSLGGKSSYYGSVDATPLFVMTLGSVSRWGFAKDTIAALLPHADRALDWIRDYGDKDGDGFVEYERLNPQGLINQGWKDSWDGINFADGTLAEPPIALCEVQAYVYDAYLARAWMAYDAGDASLGAQLTEQAAQLKKRFNEEFWMPDRGYYAIALDGRKRQVDACASNMGQCLWHGIVDEDKAPLVAERLMSPEMFSGWGVRTLASDMGAYNPASYHNGSVWPHDNALIAAGLLRYGFVEEAQRISTALLEAAEYSNGRLPELFCGFSRDQAAEPVPYPTACSPQAWAATTPIMLVTSLMRYDAHISRGGFWMDPVIPESYGDLHITNAPLAGGRITIDIAGSEPSVQGLPEGIAFHRAHRPWLTELVERAGMRTED